A window from Toxoplasma gondii ME49 chromosome IX, whole genome shotgun sequence encodes these proteins:
- a CDS encoding hypothetical protein (encoded by transcript TGME49_306590), with amino-acid sequence MDNPNPTVLEDEPESDQDVFAPDADGFHVTSRGRLASLFSASSRSPNWSCSLANPKIFYFPLLPAHATQRACHQQTDASGMATAESAVPPSLFREASEALAPTKADLLRSEQALRAISGNSGIHGSLYRRKQDVRRQVADYLSLLKTEKRVANLVEKSRDEENERRGRIRSSPREANLGELEGGEQGSRERKDEAERQRSADEKGEETRDGADALEEADRAVKKWMLKKQMRRRLWSREPFTVEELYNYIKHIQDPEHPYSLEQLDVVAPKRLTVSGSCELSDSSDQESVESDSDACDSRGHQSALPSCGPGRASAYIRSRWGGRRRRFPESGYASNSPLLSDLESNSSVSSLSSGESDLGSCDDIESFFFPVSDKESCLHAEQENEVPSSRGSGQDTRETRDNTQNVFPESGMHFSVPDLGACVGGREYQKPSLRSSFSSTVASPSCCSTSKANATLDASGGGDREETVGGGEEEICASRKRPSARGLPSVQREVRALELAYKSGRGRRCSVSVSFQPTIPHCSQATLIGLLILVKLLRSAPVWMKSEIRIADGKHVSFKTINRQLKDKERVSAAIENPALLKVINRGLLGTDAWIDITDLLVLPE; translated from the exons ATGGACAATCCAAATCCTACGGTGTTGGAAGACGAGCCCGAGTCGGATCAGGATGTCTTTGCCCCAGATGCGGACGGTTTTCACGTCACTTCGCGAGGGCGGCTGGCGTCGCTCTTCAGCGCCTCGTCACGAAGCCCCAACTGGAGCTGTTCCTTAGCCAATCCCAAGATTTTCTActtcccccttcttcccGCACATGCAACCCAACGAGCTTGTCACCAGCAGACCGACGCGTCGGGCATGGCGACTGCAGAGAGCGCCGTTCCTCCTTCCCTTTTcagagaagcaagcgagGCGCTAGCCCCCACAAAGGCCGACCTTCTGCGGAGCGAACAGGCTCTCCGTGCCATCAGCGGAAACAGCGGAATCCACGGTTCTCTGTATCGTCGAAAACAAGATGTTCGGCGACAAGTCGCGGACTACCTTTCGCTTttgaagacagagaagcgtgTGGCCAACCTCGTGGAAAAGagccgagacgaagagaatgagagacgcgggagaatACGATCCTCCCCAAGAGAGGCGAATCTGGGAGAGTTAGAGGGAGGCGAACaaggcagcagagagcggaaggacgaagccgagagacaacgaagtGCAGACGAGAAGGGTGAGGAGACCAGAGACGGCGCGGACGCGCTGGAGGAAGCAGATCGAGCTGTGAAAAAGTGGATGTTGAAGAAACAAATGCGCAGACGCTTGTGGTCGAGGGAACCCTTCACTGTCGAG GAGCTCTACAATTATATCAAACACATTCAAGACCCTGAACATCCATACTCGCTGGAGCAACTCGACGTAGTCGCTCCGAAGAGGCTGACTGTGAGTGGTAGCTGTGAATTGTCTGACTCCAGCGATCAAGAGAGTGTGGAGTCCGACTCCGACGCCTGCGACTCCAGAGGTCACCAGAGCGCGCTTCCTTCTTGCGGGCCCGGACGCGCGTCCGCTTATATTCGGAGCCGGTGGGGAGGCCGGCGACGGCGCTTTCCGGAGAGTGGGTATGCCTCGAATTCGCCACTGTTATCGGACTTGGAAAGCAACTCTAGCGTGAGCAGTCTCTCCTCTGGAGAGAGTGATTTAGGTTCTTGCGACGATATcgagtccttcttcttccccgtttcAGACAAGGAAAGCTGTCTGCACGCAGAGCAGGAGAACGAAGTGCCTTCGAGCCGAGGAAGCGGGCAGGACACtcgggagacgcgagacaaTACTCAAAACGTCTTTCCGGAGTCAGGGATGCATTTTTCTGTCCCCGATTTAGGTGCATGCGTTGGTGGCAGAGAATACCAAAAACCGTCGCTAcgctcctctttttcttcgactgttgcctctccttcctgttgTTCGACTTCCAAAGCAAACGCAACACTCGACGCCAGCGGAGGAGGtgacagggaagagacagtgggaggaggagaagaggaaatcTGCGCGTCGAGGAAACGACCAAGTGCACGCGGTCTGCCGTCAGTGCAGCGAGAAGTCAGGGCCTTGGAACTCGCCTACAAAAGTGGAAGAGGTCGACGCTGCAGTGtcagtgtctccttccagCCCACCATTCCTCACTGCTCTCAG gCGACGTTAATTGGATTGCTGATTCTGGTGAAGCTCTTGCGGTCAGCCCCTGTCTGGATGAAGAGCGAAATTCGAATCGCTGATGGCAAGCACGTGTCGTTCAAGACGATAAACCGCCAACTGAAAGACAAGGAACGAGTGAGCGCCGCCATCGAAAATCCTGCTCTCTTGAAAGTCATCAATCGGG GTTTGCTAGGAACGGACGCGTGGATTGACATCACCGaccttctcgtcctccctgagtaa